One part of the Candidatus Dependentiae bacterium genome encodes these proteins:
- a CDS encoding DUF1669 domain-containing protein: MRKQKLHRLLIFLYIAIFSALFVRIDARVRQAKKIPPYNAVQLCKNGTSLPIGFSKKHFIISMPTRYIPRQKVIQKPASCEGLLCDADGHIAQALFTPDDNVQKILIDLIGKEHKQIDIAVFSFTNKDIARALLDAHKRGVKIRIVVDRSGVHDRFGKIDMLKAGGIDIFVYKQVKTKSLFSDKMHNKFAVFADNLHHKSIVWTGSFNFTRSAARVNQENVVVLDDQNIVNKFTNQFRQLQQRSIRLAHKKELRTVVM, translated from the coding sequence ATGAGAAAGCAAAAATTACATCGATTACTTATTTTTCTTTATATAGCTATTTTTTCTGCACTCTTTGTACGTATTGATGCTCGTGTGCGGCAAGCCAAAAAAATACCACCATATAACGCAGTGCAGCTGTGCAAAAATGGAACATCATTACCAATAGGCTTTAGTAAAAAACATTTTATTATTAGCATGCCAACGCGTTATATACCACGACAAAAGGTGATTCAAAAACCAGCAAGTTGTGAGGGGTTACTATGTGATGCCGATGGTCATATTGCCCAAGCACTTTTTACGCCAGATGATAATGTGCAAAAAATTTTGATTGATTTGATCGGTAAAGAACACAAGCAAATTGATATTGCCGTATTTTCATTTACTAATAAGGATATTGCACGAGCATTACTCGATGCGCATAAACGCGGCGTCAAGATACGAATTGTAGTAGATCGTAGCGGTGTGCATGATAGATTTGGCAAAATCGATATGCTCAAGGCTGGTGGTATTGATATTTTTGTATATAAACAAGTAAAAACAAAAAGCTTGTTTTCTGACAAAATGCATAACAAGTTTGCTGTTTTTGCAGATAACTTACACCATAAATCTATTGTATGGACAGGGTCATTTAATTTTACTCGTTCAGCAGCACGAGTAAATCAAGAAAATGTAGTAGTACTTGATGATCAGAATATTGTTAACAAGTTTACAAACCAGTTTAGGCAATTGCAACAAAGAAGCATACGATTAGCCCATAAAAAAGAGCTAAGAACTGTTGTTATGTAA